The Marinilabiliales bacterium sequence GATCCGCCGTTCGACCTGAATGACATTGATCAGATTCCCCACATTGTATTCAGCCGGAACCTGCTGAAACCCGGTGGCTGGTTTATTCTTGAGCACGGTAAAGACCACGACTTTTCCCTTCTTCCCCAGTTCAGGGAGCTCAGGAAATACGGCAGCGTTCATTTTTCGGTTTTTGAAAACAAATAGACGATTCAGTTCTTTTACCAGTCCGCCAAGTCATCCTCCCACCGCTATCTCACCATCTTCGCACCACCTTCGCACCATCTCCGCACCATCTCAGTAAATGCCCCCCGCTTCGCTGCAGAACCGCCTGTTCATCCCCCGCTATTTGTTATTTTTAAAAAACGCATTCAAATATTTGCAGGTATAAAAATAACTTGTATTTTTGCATCACGAAAAACGACCCGCCTTGAACGGGTCAAAAGTTCTAAGAAATTCTGGTCCGGTAGTTCAGTTGGTTAGAATACATGCCTGTCACGCATGGGGTCGCGAGTTCGAGTCTCGTCCGGACCGCCAACTACACAGCAAACCCTCTGATTGTCAGGGGGTTTTGTGTTTCAGGGCACTTGGGCTGATACCCAGATCAGCCACATGAAGTAATGGGCGGAGGTTATTTGTGAATAACAGGTATGAATTTTGAAAAATGGGTATAAATATTATTATATTTGGAAAAACAGGTAATTTTTATCGTATAAAAATTAGATATCACATTAGGCATTATTTTTATTAAAAAATGTGTTACTTTTGTTAATTCATAATTAAATCTAGTATAATATGAAAGGTACAGTTAAATGGTTTGATTCAAGCAAAGGGTTTGGATTTATCGTATCAGAAGAGGGAGAAGATATATTTGTTCACCATTCTGATATTTTACAGGAAGGTTTTAAGAATTTGGATGATGGTCAGGAAGTAACCTTCGAAAAAGTACAAGGAGAAAAAGGTCCGCAAGCCAAAGAGGTAAAAGGTGTTTAATAACAGTAATTTATACGATAGCTGATACTGCAAATACTTTCAGGTCGTATATTTTACTTTCCCTATAGGTTTTAATTACATCTTCAGCCAATTTCTTCGTCTTGCGTATTAACGGGCATAAGTTAATAGTGCCAGGCAGA is a genomic window containing:
- a CDS encoding cold shock domain-containing protein, which produces MKGTVKWFDSSKGFGFIVSEEGEDIFVHHSDILQEGFKNLDDGQEVTFEKVQGEKGPQAKEVKGV